The following coding sequences are from one Lolium rigidum isolate FL_2022 chromosome 6, APGP_CSIRO_Lrig_0.1, whole genome shotgun sequence window:
- the LOC124668125 gene encoding uncharacterized protein LOC124668125 encodes MLPASHPLLYACTFRDSSLVAELAHDPEAAGGAGTDDLPALAAALAASAPPHHQYVTHSAAGRAHALLLAPPLALAAVSRAPQLPASHLLLFLRRLRCLPEFRMRDEMERLALRLPFPDEGALAREAADVAAAEAQAEEATRREADLARGTPKRDRGARGGAGRAWRRQLWLIILADLVILGILFAAWLAVCRGFSCIGR; translated from the coding sequence ATGCTCCCGGCCTCGCACCCGCTGCTGTACGCGTGCACCTTCCGCGACAGCTCCCTCGTCGCCGAGCTCGCCCACGACCCGGAAGCAGCCGGGGGCGCCGGCACCGACGACCTGCCGGCGCTCGCCGCCGCGCTCGCTGCCTCCGCGCCTCCGCACCACCAGTACGTCACCCACTCCGCGGCGGGGCGCGCGCACGCGCTCCTCCTCGCCCCGCCGCTCGCGCTCGCCGCGGTCTCGCGCGCCCCGCAGCTCCCGGCGTCCCACCTCCTGCTCTTCCTCCGCCGCCTGCGATGCCTCCCCGAGTTCAGGATGCGGGACGAGATGGAGcgcctcgcgctccgcctcccgtTCCCCGACGAGGGGGCGCTCGCGCGCGAGGCCGCCGATGTCGCCGCCGCTGAGGCGCAGGCGGAGGAGGCCACGCGgagggaggccgacctcgcgcggGGGACGCCCAAGAGGGACCGTGGAGCtcgcggcggcgcgggccgggcgtGGAGGCGCCAGCTCTGGCTCATCATCCTCGCGGATCTCGTCATCCTCGGTATACTCTTCGCGGCCTGGCTCGCAGTGTGCAGGGGTTTCAGCTGCATTGGCCGGTAA